The Paenarthrobacter aurescens region CCTGCAAAGCAGGCCCGCCGCTCCGGTTCGGTGATGGTGGATGCGCTCTGGGAAGCCGGCGTGCCGCGTGAAGTGCTTGCACTGGTGCAGCTTGAGGAGCGTGACCTTGGCACCCAGCTGGTTTCGCACCCGAGCGTTGACCGCGTCATCCTCACCGGTGGCTACGAAACCGCTGAACTGTTCCGCTCCTTCCGCAAGGACCTGCCGCTGCTCGCGGAGACGTCCGGCAAGAACGCCATCATTGTCACCCCCAGTGCCGACCTGGACCTTGCCGCCAAGGACGTCGTTTACTCGGCCTTCGGCCACGCCGGCCAGAAGTGCTCGGCTGCCTCGCTGGTGATCCTGGTGGGTTCGGTTGCCAAGAGCGCCCGTTTCCACAACCAGCTGATCGACGCCGCCCGGTCCCTGACCGTGGGCTACCCGGAGGATGCCACCACGCAGATGGGCCCGATCATCGAGCCCGCCAACGGCAAGCTCCTCAACGCCCTCACCACCCTGGGCGACGGTGAAGCCTGGGCCATCAAACCCGAGCGCCTCGACGAGACCGGCCGCCTGTGGTCCCCGGGCATCCGCTCGGGAGTCAAGCGCAGTTCCTACTTCCACCTCACGGAGTTCTTCGGCCCGGTCCTGGGCGTCATGACCGCCGAAACCCTCGAAGAAGCAATCGCCATCCAGAACGAGATCGAGTACGGCCTCACCGCCGGCCTGCACTCGTTGGACTCCGCCGAAATGGGCGTCTGGCTGGACAAGATCCAGGCCGGAAACCTGTACGTCAACCGTGGCATCACCGGTGCGATCGTCCAGCGCCAGCCCTTCGGTGGATGGAAGAAGTCGGCAGTGGGCGCGGGTACCAAGGCCGGTGGACCGAACTACCTGATGGGCCTGGGCAGCTGGCTCCCTGCTGAAGCCAAGGCCAAGCGCGGAACTATGCTTCAGGGCGCGCCTGCGCAGATCCTCGCTGCTGCAAAGTCGGTGGACGTGTCCGCTGAAGAACTCCAGAGCCTTCAGCAGTCACTCTTCAGCGATGCCGCTGCCTGGGAATCCGAGTTCGGCACCACCAAGGATGTCTCCGCCCTGTCCGCAGAGCGCAACGTCTTCCGCTACCGCTCCCTCCCCGTCACCATCCGCCTGTCCGAAGGTGAGCGACTCGCCGATCTTCTCCGTGTTGCAGCAGCCGGGGCAGCGGCGGGCTCGAAGCTGACGGTGAGCTCCGCCGTCGTGCTTCCTGACGCCGTGGTGAGCGTGTTCGCGAACCTGGGCGTCAGCGTCCGGATCGAGGACGACGCCGCGTGGCTGGCCCGTGCAGCAAAGTTCGACGCCGGCCGGATCCGCCTGATCGGTGGCGACTTCGCTGCGCTGAGCGCAGCCATGGGTGGCCGTCCGGACGTAGCGGTCTACCACGGTGTTGTGACCCAGGCCGGCAGGGTGGAGATGCTGCCGTTCCTCCGCGAACAGGCCGTATCCATCACTGCCCACCGCTTCGGCACCCCGAACCACCTCTCTGATCACCTGATCTAGCCCTTCCCGCCGAGGGGTGAGCTCGCGGCTGAAAGGGTTGAGAGCTCACCCCCTCGGCGAAGGGTGGGGGAAGGGGCGGGTGGGGAATTCATGAGAGCTAACCTCTCGGAGACCACTCGAGCCTTTGCAACCGCTGCCGGGCGGCTTGTTCGCTTGGGCCGTGGGCGCCCAGGGCAAACCGGACCATGCCCAGCACGGCCCGTGCGGCGGTGACGACGGGCAGGGGAACCGGACCGAGCCGGGGGCGGCGGATACCGAGCATCTCGCGGTACTTGGGTTCAAGGCTTGCGACGGCGGCCGCAAACAGGATGGTGTAGCCGGGCTTGAGGAGCGGGCTCAGGGGCGGGTAGCGGATGAACGACACCGTCTCGGCCAGCCGCTCATCTGCCCGGAGTACTCCGGAGGCGTACCACTGCTCCAGTTCTTCACGGACCTGGGCTTCGGTGACTGGCGGTTCTACAACTCCCATGAGTCGTCCGGCCGCCGCCCACTCGCGAACGTAGGCATCCGCCCCGCCGGGGATGGGCCGGCCCCAAATGCGGTTGGCGGTGATGAAGGAATCCGCGTAGGTGACGTGAACCCAGCGGAGTAGCTCGGGATCATTGGCCGCGTACTCCCGCAGGACCCCGTTGCCGTCCACATACGTACCCCGGACACGCTCGTGGATCTTCCGGACCACGGCAGTAGCGGATGCGGCGGCCTCGGTGGAACCGTAGGTCACGGTGAAAATCCATCGCACCGTGTTGGCCAAACGGCCCAGCGGATCTTTCTGGAATCCCGAGTGCTCATAAACCCCGGCCAAAGCGCCAGGATGCAAAGCCTGCATCAGCAGAACCCTGATCCCGGCCACGATGGTTGCCACATGGCCATGCACCGCCCAGACTGCCGAGCCCGGAAGGTGATATCCGGCGTCGTTCCCTTCAGCCAGGCGCGGCACCCACTCCGGAGGCGTGCCCGACGTCCCCGTGAACGTGCGCTGAAGTTCGTGCCTGTACTCCGTGAGGTAATTCCTCATAGATCCCATGAGACCTCTATATTGCGGCCCTGTACAGGGGAGTTTATGTACAGATAATGCCCTTATGACCGACGAATAAGGGCATTATCTGTACAAAAACGCGGAGGTTAGGTGCGGACGCGGCGGCGTTTCGGTGCGGCGGCCACCAGCAGCGCGGCGATGGCGACGGCGGCACTCAGGATCAGGCCCGGACGGTACTGTTCCAGCATGGCTTGGGCGCTGACGGTTCCGGCGGCCTGACCGTGTCCGCTGACCAAGGCCGTGGTGACCGCCAGGACCAGGGCTGCTCCCACCTGGGTGCTGGTCTGGATCAAACCTGCAGCCAGACCCTGTTCGGAATCCTTGATCCCGGCAGTGGCCTGGACGTTGATGGACGGGAACGCCAGCGCGAAGCCGATGCCCAGCAGGACCACGGACGGCAGGATGTCCAACACGTAATTGGGCGTGGTGCCCACCCGGAGGAACAGGACGTACCCCAGGCCAAGCGCCGTGAGCCCGGTCAGGATCAGCTGCGTGGCGCCGAACTTCTCAATGAGCCGATCCGCGAACGGGGCGCTGGTAGCCACCAACAGACCTGCCGGCAGCAGGGCCAAGGCCATTCCCAGCGGCGTCCAGCCCAGCACCGATTGCAGGTACATGGTGACGATGAACTGGAAGCTGAGGTAGGAGCCGAACAGCCCCACCGCGCTGAGGTTTGCTCTTGCCACCCACCCTTCCTTGAGGATGCTGAAGCGGATCAAGGGATGCTTGACCTTGTTCTCGATCACCGCGAAGGCAGCCAGCACGGCGATGGATACTGCGAATCCGGCGATTGTTGCCACAGATCCCCAGCCCTGCTCAGGTGCTGAAACCAAGGTGTACACGAGGCCAAGCATGCCCAGCGCGAGCGTCACGGCTCCCCAAAGATCGTGCCCGCTGTTCTCCGCCGACGGCTTGTCCTTGGGAATGAATTTCATGCCCAGGAAGCCACGACGACGGCGATCGGCACCGAGACGAGGAACGTCCAACGCCAGCTCAGGCTGGTCATCAGCCCGCCCACCACCAGGCCCAGCGAGAAGCCGCTGGCACCGAACGTGGTGAAGATGAACAGTGCCTTGTTGCGTTCGCGCCCCTCAGCGAAGTTGGTGGTGATGATGGAGAAGCCGGTGGGGGCGGTGAACGCCGCGGCCAAGCCCTTGATGAAGCGGGTGGCGATCAGGATGGCGGGGTCGTCCACCAACCCGCCCAGCAATGAAGCCGCGGCGAAGACGGTCAAAGCGATAAGGAAGATTCGACGCCGGCCCAACAGGTCCGCGAGCCGGCCTCCGAGGAGCAGCAGGCTTCCGTAGCCAAGGACGTAGGCGGAGACGATCCACTGCAAGGAGTCGGTTCCCAGGTTGAGTTCCTGCCCGATGGAAGGCAGTGCGACGCCAACCATGGAAACGTCCAAACCATCCAAGGCAAGGACGGTGCACACAACCATGAGCAGCAACCACTGGGCGCGGGTCCAGTGAACTGCTGAAACCAAAGGCGGCTCAGTTGAGGTTTTGAGGGTGGTGGGTGATGTCATGATTTTGAATGTACATGACGCGTCATTCAATGACAAGGAATATGATGCGTCATCTTATGACATGGATTCCAACGGCGTCATGAACTAGAATCAGGGCATGGCAACGACGCGTGACCGTCAACTGCAGGACCGCCAATTGGTGGAACAGTGGCGCAGCATCCAGAACTCCTACTTCCGCACCGCCGGAGCGATCGACCGCGCCCTTGAAGCCAAGTTCGACATCGGCCTCAACGAGTTCGAGATCCTTGACCTCGTGGCCGAGAGTGAAGAATCTGCGTGCCGGATGAAGGCGCTGGGGGAGCGCACCCCCATGACGCAGAGTGCAGTATCCAAGGTGGTGGACCGGCTGGAAAAGGCAGGCCTGGTGTCCCGGGAAACGTGCGTTGATGATCGCCGTTCCCTTTTCCTGGAACTCACCGAGGCAGGCCGCACACTCCACGCCAATGCCGCCGTCGAACACCGTGCGTTGCTGAAGGAAAACCTGGGCTGACCCAAGTGCCCGAATGGGCAGCGGGGCAGCCACCGTTGTCAGAGCTGCCATATATGATGCGGACAAAGCCTAGAGAATCGGTGGAAGCATCATGGCGTCGTTGCGCATTTGCGATGAGAAATTGCCCGGAACCGGGGGGACGGAGCAGCCAGAG contains the following coding sequences:
- a CDS encoding oxygenase MpaB family protein, translated to MGSMRNYLTEYRHELQRTFTGTSGTPPEWVPRLAEGNDAGYHLPGSAVWAVHGHVATIVAGIRVLLMQALHPGALAGVYEHSGFQKDPLGRLANTVRWIFTVTYGSTEAAASATAVVRKIHERVRGTYVDGNGVLREYAANDPELLRWVHVTYADSFITANRIWGRPIPGGADAYVREWAAAGRLMGVVEPPVTEAQVREELEQWYASGVLRADERLAETVSFIRYPPLSPLLKPGYTILFAAAVASLEPKYREMLGIRRPRLGPVPLPVVTAARAVLGMVRFALGAHGPSEQAARQRLQRLEWSPRG
- a CDS encoding MFS transporter, whose protein sequence is MDVPRLGADRRRRGFLGMKFIPKDKPSAENSGHDLWGAVTLALGMLGLVYTLVSAPEQGWGSVATIAGFAVSIAVLAAFAVIENKVKHPLIRFSILKEGWVARANLSAVGLFGSYLSFQFIVTMYLQSVLGWTPLGMALALLPAGLLVATSAPFADRLIEKFGATQLILTGLTALGLGYVLFLRVGTTPNYVLDILPSVVLLGIGFALAFPSINVQATAGIKDSEQGLAAGLIQTSTQVGAALVLAVTTALVSGHGQAAGTVSAQAMLEQYRPGLILSAAVAIAALLVAAAPKRRRVRT
- a CDS encoding MFS transporter, producing MTSPTTLKTSTEPPLVSAVHWTRAQWLLLMVVCTVLALDGLDVSMVGVALPSIGQELNLGTDSLQWIVSAYVLGYGSLLLLGGRLADLLGRRRIFLIALTVFAAASLLGGLVDDPAILIATRFIKGLAAAFTAPTGFSIITTNFAEGRERNKALFIFTTFGASGFSLGLVVGGLMTSLSWRWTFLVSVPIAVVVASWA
- a CDS encoding MarR family winged helix-turn-helix transcriptional regulator → MATTRDRQLQDRQLVEQWRSIQNSYFRTAGAIDRALEAKFDIGLNEFEILDLVAESEESACRMKALGERTPMTQSAVSKVVDRLEKAGLVSRETCVDDRRSLFLELTEAGRTLHANAAVEHRALLKENLG